A single Acidaminococcus sp. DNA region contains:
- a CDS encoding biopolymer transporter ExbD, with translation MIHLHLQQGKKSDPVIQIGPMVDLIFLLLVVFIVSMMYMTQSYSVPVDVPQGSAAIVRDQAVDVAIKADGEIYWQSDKVTPEELAAKARNEAGRDQNVPVIIRADHSVSYGRVVGVMEILKKSGLLQFSLAVRPEA, from the coding sequence ATGATCCATCTCCATCTGCAGCAAGGGAAGAAATCGGATCCCGTAATCCAGATTGGTCCCATGGTCGATTTGATTTTTCTGCTGCTCGTTGTCTTTATCGTCAGCATGATGTACATGACGCAGAGCTACAGCGTGCCTGTGGATGTTCCGCAGGGCAGCGCAGCTATTGTCAGGGATCAGGCTGTCGATGTGGCAATTAAGGCAGACGGAGAAATTTACTGGCAAAGTGATAAAGTAACGCCGGAGGAACTTGCCGCCAAAGCAAGGAATGAAGCCGGCAGAGATCAGAATGTGCCGGTGATTATCCGGGCTGATCACAGTGTCAGCTATGGCAGAGTGGTCGGCGTCATGGAAATCCTCAAAAAGTCGGGCCTTCTGCAGTTTTCGCTGGCTGTGCGTCCGGAGGCGTGA